The following DNA comes from Longimicrobiaceae bacterium.
GTACAGGTCGAGGAAGAAGAGCGTGTGATAGGCCAGATACCAGAACTCCGGCTGCGCCGCGCGGTCGCCCCACAGGTCGTCCGGGCACGCGGCGATCGCGTTGTCCAGCATGTCGATGGCCGCGCCGTACTGCCGCCAGAACGTCGCCTTCCACGCCTCGTCCATCGCCGCTCCGTCCGAAGGTCGATTCGCTCGATGACAATCTGCCGTGACGTCTTCGCGCAAGAGAGCGCTCGCGGGATGGCTGGTCAAGGGCGGAACGGAACGGCGGCCCTCTCCCCGCTCGTCGCCTCGCTGCCCCTCTCCCAAAACTGCCTGGGAGAGGGGCGGGGTGTTGTGCGTGGTGGAGCTTCGGCGCGCAGCCCGAGCGTCGGCGGACACCGACAGGCCTACTCCGCGATATGAGCGGGCGCCGGTCCCGCAGGCCAGCGACGGCGCCTCAGACACAAAACAACCCTCCCCCAGGCAGTTTTGGGGGAGGGTCGCCGAGCCTAAGCGAGGCGGGGAGGGGGCCCGCCTTGCCCCCATCTCTCCACCTCTCCCGGCACGCGAACGACCTCGCCGTTGCGCTCCAGGTAGACGAGGTGGGCGACCGTCTCGCGGAAGGCGTGCAGCAGGTTCGCGGGAGGCAACGCGCCGAAGACGGCGAGAGCCACCTCGTACGCGGTGCGCGGCTGGTCGAGCGCGGCGAGCATCTGCGCGGCCCGCTCGTCGTGGTGCGCGAGGATGGAGTCGATGCGCGCCGCGAAGTCCGTGAACGGCTCGCCGTGCGAGGGGAGGACCAGGTCCACCGGCAGCTCGCGCAGGCGCCGTAGGGACGCGACGTAGTCCGACAGCGGGTCCGCCGCGTACATGTCCGCGCCGATGTTCGGCGAGATGCGCGGCAGCACGTGGTCGCCCGCGATCAGCAGCCGGCGCTCGGGATGGTAGACGATCACGTGGCCGGGCGAGTGCCCGGGCGTCAGGATCCACTCCCATCCCCCGCCGCCGGGCAGCTCCCCGCGCTCGCCGCGCAGGATCACGTCCGGCCGGAAGTCCTCGTACTGCCGGTGGATGAAGTCCGACGCGGCCACCAGCGCTGGCACTACGTCCGCCGGCACGCCGGAAGATGCGAACCCGTCGCGGGCGAGCGCCCGGTCCTCGGGCCAGCGGTCCACGAAGCGCCGCGCCAGCTCCTCCTCGCGCTCGTGGATGGCGACCTGCG
Coding sequences within:
- a CDS encoding MBL fold metallo-hydrolase; its protein translation is MSQTAAPVEVAPGVHRLSVPLPFPPREVAAWVIDGPHGHTLVDTGMDTPGGRDALRESARHLGVTPESLAYVVLTHAHIDHYGLAGAVRGWSGAQVAIHEREEELARRFVDRWPEDRALARDGFASSGVPADVVPALVAASDFIHRQYEDFRPDVILRGERGELPGGGGWEWILTPGHSPGHVIVYHPERRLLIAGDHVLPRISPNIGADMYAADPLSDYVASLRRLRELPVDLVLPSHGEPFTDFAARIDSILAHHDERAAQMLAALDQPRTAYEVALAVFGALPPANLLHAFRETVAHLVYLERNGEVVRVPGEVERWGQGGPPPRLA